A genomic stretch from Thermostichus vulcanus str. 'Rupite' includes:
- the purD gene encoding phosphoribosylamine--glycine ligase, with amino-acid sequence MQVLVIGSGGREHALAWKLLQSPQVTQVYCAPGNGGTRQMPRCQSLALAATDIEGLVRFATVQGIRLTVVGPEVPLVEGIVDAFQAAGLPIFGPNRAAAQLEGSKLWAKQLMQEMGIPTAKAVGFTALAAAMAYLDSQTFPLVVKVDGLAAGKGVTIAQDREEAVQAVRAALAHPSGSQQVLIEEFLSGQEVSILALTDGQTCVPLLPAQDYKRLGDGDTGPNTGGMGAHAPADHLITPELLARIQAQVLDPTLRGLQQRGILYQGVIYAGLMITPSGDPYVLEYNCRFGDPEAQVILPLLENPLDEVLLACVEGRLAQVQLKWKPGYAACVVMAAPGYPDNYERGIPISGLEAATQTGALVFHAGTRQVGGQLLSDGGRVLCITGQGANLSEALGQAYAAVDQVQFAGAYCRSDIGSRALGAAVRRGVVPV; translated from the coding sequence ATGCAAGTTCTGGTCATCGGCTCTGGGGGACGAGAACACGCTCTCGCCTGGAAGCTGTTGCAATCCCCACAGGTTACCCAGGTTTACTGTGCCCCAGGCAATGGGGGAACACGCCAGATGCCCCGCTGCCAGTCTTTGGCATTAGCGGCGACCGATATTGAAGGTCTAGTCCGTTTTGCTACCGTGCAAGGGATCCGTTTGACGGTGGTGGGGCCAGAGGTTCCCTTGGTCGAGGGCATTGTTGATGCCTTTCAAGCGGCAGGGCTGCCTATTTTCGGGCCAAACCGTGCAGCCGCTCAGCTGGAGGGCAGCAAGCTCTGGGCTAAACAACTGATGCAAGAAATGGGGATCCCAACGGCAAAGGCGGTGGGCTTTACAGCCCTGGCTGCGGCTATGGCCTATCTGGATTCCCAGACCTTCCCTCTGGTGGTGAAGGTGGATGGGCTGGCGGCAGGCAAGGGGGTAACCATTGCCCAAGATCGGGAAGAGGCGGTGCAAGCTGTGCGGGCGGCCCTGGCGCATCCTTCCGGCTCCCAACAGGTACTGATAGAGGAGTTCCTCAGCGGCCAAGAGGTTTCGATCCTGGCCCTCACCGATGGCCAAACCTGTGTACCCCTGCTGCCTGCGCAGGACTACAAACGCCTCGGCGATGGGGATACCGGCCCGAATACCGGCGGCATGGGGGCTCATGCTCCAGCAGATCACCTGATAACTCCCGAATTGCTAGCCCGCATTCAAGCCCAAGTGTTGGATCCCACCCTGAGGGGCTTGCAGCAGCGGGGCATCCTTTACCAAGGGGTGATCTATGCCGGGCTGATGATTACACCCAGCGGGGATCCCTATGTCCTGGAGTACAACTGCCGCTTTGGGGATCCGGAAGCCCAGGTGATTCTGCCTCTGCTGGAAAACCCGCTTGACGAGGTGCTACTGGCCTGTGTGGAGGGGCGTTTGGCGCAAGTGCAACTGAAATGGAAACCGGGTTATGCCGCCTGTGTGGTGATGGCAGCCCCAGGGTATCCAGACAACTACGAACGGGGGATCCCGATCTCGGGCTTGGAAGCCGCTACCCAAACCGGAGCCTTGGTGTTTCATGCCGGTACCCGTCAGGTAGGAGGGCAGCTCCTCAGCGATGGTGGGCGCGTTTTGTGTATTACAGGGCAAGGGGCCAATCTATCGGAAGCCTTGGGCCAAGCCTATGCAGCGGTGGATCAGGTGCAGTTTGCCGGAGCCTATTGTCGTTCTGATATTGGCAGCCGAGCGCTGGGAGCCGCGGTTCGTCGGGGGGTAGTGCCCGTTTAG
- a CDS encoding nitrate ABC transporter ATP-binding protein (This model describes the ATP binding subunits of ATP-binding cassette (ABC) transporters for nitrate transport, or for bicarbonate transport, in bacteria and archaea.): MKTQPYIEVDHIDKSFPLGNGELYPALKGIHLEIQKGEFVSLIGHSGCGKSTLLNIIAGLEKPSQGGILLEGRQVTDPGPDRMVVFQNYSLLPWLTVRENIALAVNEVLGSQPKAERQQIVEEHIRRVGLQAAADKRPAHLSGGMKQRVAIARALAIRPRVLLLDEPFGALDALTRGNLQEQLMDIAQAEQLTCVMVTHDVDEALLLSDRVVMLTNGPAAQIGQILSVPFPRPRHRLGVINHPDYYSLRGEMIYFLNQQKRARKKTSVSVAIAKHGLEKVNLEIGFVPLTDCAPVVIAKEKGLFQKYGLEEVTLVREPGWKVLAEGIRSGRLDAAAVVAGIPLASTLGVGGTPIPLVTALTLSRGGNAVTLGHRFLQQGIQSLEDFRQYLHQTSDQVHTLAVVHPASMHNFLLRHWLASGGIHPEQDVTLTVIPPPQMVSNLKAGNIDGYCVGEPWNSRAVRERVGFIVTTTPEILPSHLEKVLAVRQDWAQKYPRTHIALVKALLEACQYCDQPRHRPEIIECLAQPHYVGVAREDLQPGLMGTLQRGIQDESQVIVGFNQFANGRNTCPEKLEHLWILTQMARWGLCAFPRNWISVIDQVLDTETYALAAQDLGLPDRAHDRGALMFTDGSQFDGQDPMGYLETVPIRHEVQLQEYRLSNPVLA; this comes from the coding sequence ATGAAGACCCAACCCTATATCGAAGTCGATCATATTGATAAGAGTTTTCCGCTCGGGAATGGTGAACTCTATCCCGCATTGAAAGGGATCCACCTGGAGATCCAAAAGGGAGAATTTGTTTCTCTGATCGGCCATTCAGGTTGTGGCAAATCCACACTGCTCAATATCATTGCCGGCCTAGAAAAACCTTCTCAGGGGGGGATCCTTTTGGAAGGCCGACAAGTGACGGATCCCGGCCCCGATCGGATGGTGGTGTTTCAAAACTACTCCTTGCTGCCCTGGCTGACGGTACGGGAAAACATCGCCTTAGCAGTGAATGAAGTGCTGGGATCCCAGCCGAAAGCCGAACGACAGCAGATTGTGGAAGAACACATCCGCCGGGTGGGGTTACAAGCGGCAGCCGACAAACGCCCTGCTCACCTGTCTGGAGGCATGAAACAACGGGTGGCCATTGCCCGTGCTCTAGCGATTCGACCGCGAGTGTTGCTGCTGGATGAACCCTTTGGGGCCTTGGATGCCCTCACCCGTGGCAACCTGCAGGAACAACTGATGGACATTGCCCAGGCGGAACAGCTCACCTGCGTCATGGTCACCCACGATGTGGATGAGGCCCTGTTGCTTTCGGATCGGGTGGTGATGCTCACCAATGGCCCCGCTGCCCAAATTGGGCAAATTTTGTCTGTGCCTTTCCCACGACCTCGCCATCGCTTGGGGGTGATTAACCATCCCGATTACTACAGTCTGCGGGGAGAAATGATTTATTTTCTCAATCAACAAAAACGAGCCCGCAAGAAAACTTCGGTCAGTGTGGCGATTGCCAAACATGGCCTCGAAAAAGTGAACCTGGAAATTGGTTTTGTGCCGCTGACCGACTGTGCCCCTGTGGTGATCGCCAAAGAAAAGGGCTTGTTTCAAAAATATGGCCTGGAAGAGGTCACTTTGGTGCGAGAGCCAGGCTGGAAAGTGTTGGCAGAAGGGATCCGCTCCGGTCGCTTGGATGCGGCAGCGGTAGTGGCGGGGATCCCGTTGGCTTCTACTTTAGGGGTGGGGGGAACTCCGATACCTTTGGTGACGGCTCTTACCCTGTCACGCGGGGGCAATGCCGTTACTTTAGGCCACCGATTTTTGCAGCAAGGCATTCAAAGCCTGGAAGACTTTCGTCAGTATCTCCACCAAACCTCCGATCAAGTGCATACTTTGGCAGTGGTGCATCCGGCCTCCATGCACAATTTTCTCCTGCGCCATTGGTTGGCTAGTGGTGGCATTCATCCAGAACAGGATGTGACCTTAACAGTGATTCCACCCCCCCAAATGGTCAGCAACCTCAAGGCAGGCAATATCGATGGCTACTGTGTTGGCGAACCCTGGAACTCCAGAGCTGTGCGGGAGCGGGTAGGCTTCATCGTCACCACCACTCCCGAGATTTTGCCCAGCCACCTTGAAAAAGTCCTGGCGGTGCGCCAAGATTGGGCGCAAAAGTATCCCCGAACCCATATTGCTTTGGTCAAAGCCCTTCTGGAAGCCTGTCAGTACTGTGATCAACCGCGGCACCGCCCCGAAATCATAGAATGTCTAGCTCAACCCCATTATGTAGGCGTAGCAAGGGAGGATCTCCAGCCAGGGCTAATGGGTACCCTCCAGCGAGGTATTCAAGATGAATCACAGGTCATTGTCGGGTTTAATCAGTTTGCCAATGGTCGCAACACCTGCCCGGAAAAGCTGGAACATCTTTGGATCTTGACCCAAATGGCCCGTTGGGGACTCTGTGCTTTTCCTCGCAATTGGATCTCGGTCATTGACCAAGTATTGGATACAGAAACCTACGCCCTTGCCGCCCAGGATTTGGGGTTGCCGGATCGAGCTCATGACCGGGGTGCGCTGATGTTTACGGATGGATCCCAGTTTGATGGACAGGATCCGATGGGTTATTTGGAGACAGTCCCCATTCGTCACGAGGTGCAGCTGCAAGAATACCGCCTCAGCAATCCAGTCTTAGCTTAA
- a CDS encoding CmpA/NrtA family ABC transporter substrate-binding protein, whose translation MFNMFNASSAVSRRQFLAGAAALTAGAVTAGIPRAQSQSLGSGYWIAQADTPETTRAKLGFIALTDAAPLIIAKEKGLFEKYGMKDVEVEKQASWGTTRDNLVLGSGAGGIDGAHILTPMPYLISTGKVTDGRPVPMYILARLNVNGQGISVANTYRELEIGLDSSPLKAKFAEIRAAGGEPKCAVTFPGGTHDMWMRYWLAAGGIDPNTDVSTIVVPPPQMVANMKSRTMEAFCVGEPWNAQLVNQKEGYTALTTGELWNNHPEKSLGMRADWVDAHPKATLALLKAVQEAQIWCDQPENKEEMCQILAQRRWFGIPVADILGRSQGTFDYGTGRIVENSPHVMKYWNEEASYPFKSHELWFLTENIRWGYFPADTDTKALVEQVNREDLWKEAAKAIGQDAAIPASTSRGVETFFDGVQFDPENPGAYLDALAIKKLA comes from the coding sequence ATGTTCAACATGTTCAATGCTTCTTCAGCAGTATCGCGTCGGCAATTTTTGGCCGGGGCAGCGGCTCTTACAGCTGGGGCTGTCACGGCAGGGATCCCGCGGGCGCAGTCTCAGTCTTTGGGTAGTGGCTACTGGATTGCCCAAGCGGATACCCCAGAAACCACCCGTGCCAAATTGGGGTTCATTGCTCTAACGGATGCAGCCCCCCTGATCATCGCCAAGGAAAAGGGGCTGTTTGAAAAGTACGGTATGAAGGATGTGGAGGTGGAAAAGCAAGCCTCTTGGGGCACCACCCGCGACAACCTGGTGCTCGGCTCCGGTGCCGGTGGCATCGATGGGGCGCATATTCTTACCCCGATGCCCTACTTGATTAGCACCGGGAAAGTCACGGATGGGCGGCCAGTACCCATGTACATCTTGGCCCGCTTGAACGTGAACGGGCAGGGGATTAGCGTTGCCAATACCTATCGGGAGCTGGAGATTGGCCTAGACAGTTCCCCCCTCAAAGCCAAGTTTGCCGAGATACGGGCTGCCGGTGGGGAGCCCAAATGTGCGGTGACTTTTCCAGGGGGAACCCATGATATGTGGATGCGCTACTGGTTGGCGGCTGGGGGCATTGATCCCAACACCGATGTCTCCACGATTGTGGTGCCTCCCCCCCAAATGGTGGCCAACATGAAATCCAGAACCATGGAAGCCTTCTGCGTGGGCGAACCCTGGAATGCTCAATTGGTCAACCAAAAAGAAGGGTACACGGCTCTAACCACCGGCGAACTGTGGAACAATCACCCGGAAAAATCTTTGGGAATGCGGGCTGACTGGGTGGATGCTCACCCCAAAGCCACCTTAGCGCTATTGAAGGCAGTCCAAGAGGCGCAAATCTGGTGTGATCAACCGGAGAACAAAGAGGAGATGTGCCAAATCTTGGCGCAACGGCGCTGGTTCGGGATCCCTGTGGCCGATATCTTGGGTCGTTCCCAGGGCACCTTCGACTATGGCACGGGGAGAATTGTGGAAAACAGCCCCCATGTCATGAAGTATTGGAACGAGGAGGCTTCTTATCCTTTTAAGAGTCATGAACTGTGGTTCCTGACTGAAAATATCCGTTGGGGCTATTTCCCTGCTGATACCGATACCAAAGCTCTGGTGGAGCAGGTGAATCGGGAGGATCTCTGGAAAGAAGCAGCCAAAGCGATTGGGCAAGATGCGGCTATCCCAGCCAGTACCTCTCGCGGGGTGGAAACCTTCTTCGACGGGGTGCAATTTGATCCGGAAAACCCTGGGGCTTATCTCGATGCCCTGGCGATCAAAAAGCTGGCTTAG
- a CDS encoding nitrate ABC transporter ATP-binding protein (This model describes the ATP binding subunits of ATP-binding cassette (ABC) transporters for nitrate transport, or for bicarbonate transport, in bacteria and archaea.): protein MTGSRLSSSALSSVPVVPGLPLLSLQNVGKTYPTSGGSFVALENVNLEVGSGEFICLIGHSGCGKSTLMNMVAGFSTPTCGSITLKGQPVGSPGPDRMMVFQNYSLLPWLTAFENIYLVVDQVYPDKSHAEKKQIVQEHLDLVGLSEAAHKRPKQLSGGMKQRVAIARALSIRPEVLLLDEPFGALDAITKEELQEELLAIWRDHRCTVLMITHDIDEALYLADRVVMMTNGPAAHIGEILTIPFDRPRIRSRIMEMPEFYELRNYALDFLYRRFAHHED from the coding sequence ATGACCGGATCTCGCCTTTCCTCTTCTGCTTTATCCTCCGTGCCTGTGGTACCGGGGTTGCCCCTCCTTTCTCTTCAGAATGTGGGTAAAACTTATCCAACATCTGGTGGGTCGTTTGTCGCTTTAGAAAATGTCAATCTAGAGGTGGGATCCGGAGAATTTATTTGTCTGATTGGCCACTCCGGGTGTGGCAAATCTACCTTGATGAATATGGTGGCAGGTTTTTCCACCCCTACCTGCGGTTCCATTACTCTCAAGGGCCAACCAGTGGGATCCCCTGGCCCTGATCGCATGATGGTGTTCCAAAACTATTCTTTATTACCCTGGCTTACGGCTTTTGAGAATATCTATTTGGTAGTGGATCAGGTTTATCCTGACAAGTCTCATGCTGAAAAAAAACAGATTGTTCAAGAACATCTGGATTTGGTGGGCTTGAGCGAAGCCGCTCACAAACGTCCCAAACAACTCTCCGGCGGCATGAAACAACGGGTGGCCATTGCCCGTGCCCTCTCGATTCGTCCAGAGGTGTTACTCTTGGACGAACCTTTTGGCGCCCTAGATGCGATTACCAAAGAAGAACTTCAAGAGGAACTGCTCGCCATTTGGCGAGATCATCGCTGTACCGTTTTGATGATTACCCATGATATTGACGAAGCCCTTTACTTGGCCGACCGAGTGGTGATGATGACCAATGGCCCTGCCGCCCATATTGGTGAGATCCTAACCATTCCCTTCGATCGACCCCGCATCCGATCCCGCATTATGGAAATGCCAGAGTTTTACGAACTGCGCAATTACGCCCTTGACTTCCTCTACCGCCGCTTTGCCCACCATGAGGACTAA
- a CDS encoding molybdopterin oxidoreductase family protein encodes MSQPVIKTQCPYCGVGCGLEAVPTASGDWKIRGDRDHPSSLGMVCVKGATVMESVNQDRLLYPMFREQLDRPFRRISWEQAFDEITSRLQHLRTSPDAIAMYGSGQFLTEDYYVAQKLIKGCLGTNNFDANSRLCMSSAVSGYMQSLGSDGPPCCYEDLDLCDLAFLVGTNTAECHPILFNRLKKRHRLGSPLKMIVVDPRKTQTAEAADLHLGIRPGSDIDLFNGIAHLLLRWGEIDSLFIEDCTQGFARYAALLSSYEPETVAQRCGISLEDLIQAAKLWQGSRAVLSLWSMGLNQSSEGTAKICSLINLHLMTGQIGKPGMGPFSLTGQPNAMGGREAGGLSHLLPGYRSVRNSAHRADVETFWGLPRGSISAQPGLTATEMISALEAGSLKFFWIAATNPLVSLPDLERVKKALRKSPFTIYQEAYYPTETAEYAHLLLPACQWSEKTGVMTNSERRVTLCQRFQDPPGEARPDWEIFAEVGRRLGFSQHFSFQNAAEVYAEFVALTENRPCDHSGLSHSLLAEAGPQHWPHPKVQTQAKIQDPARLYTDLRFPTPDGLARFIPYHSRGLAEPPDPQYPFVLTTGRVYGHWHTQTRTGRIDKIIKMHPQPFIEIHPHDAEKLALQEGDPVQVRSPRGQAYFPAKITRAIAPGTVFVPMHWGSLWANQAECNALTHDTSCPASGQPELKACAVALRKAESFPSKQEIERVVPEEGLDVSVSV; translated from the coding sequence ATGAGTCAACCAGTGATTAAAACCCAATGCCCCTATTGCGGAGTAGGCTGTGGATTAGAAGCCGTGCCGACCGCTTCGGGGGATTGGAAGATTAGAGGAGATCGAGATCATCCTTCCAGTTTGGGCATGGTGTGCGTGAAGGGTGCCACCGTTATGGAGTCGGTTAATCAAGATCGGCTGTTGTACCCGATGTTTCGGGAGCAGTTGGATCGCCCCTTCCGGCGCATTTCTTGGGAGCAGGCTTTTGACGAGATCACCTCTCGCCTTCAACATCTGAGAACCTCTCCAGATGCAATCGCAATGTACGGATCTGGACAATTTTTAACTGAAGATTACTACGTGGCTCAAAAACTCATCAAAGGCTGCTTGGGAACCAATAACTTTGATGCCAATTCCCGCCTGTGTATGTCTTCAGCCGTTTCAGGATATATGCAATCCCTAGGATCCGATGGCCCGCCCTGCTGTTACGAGGATTTGGATCTGTGTGATTTGGCTTTTTTGGTGGGTACCAATACAGCAGAATGTCACCCCATTCTCTTTAATCGGCTCAAAAAAAGACATCGGTTGGGATCCCCTCTCAAAATGATTGTGGTGGATCCCCGAAAAACTCAAACGGCAGAAGCTGCAGATCTCCATTTGGGTATTCGACCGGGTAGTGACATTGATTTATTCAATGGAATTGCCCATTTGCTCTTGCGTTGGGGGGAGATCGATAGCCTCTTCATCGAAGATTGCACGCAAGGCTTTGCTCGATATGCGGCCTTATTATCCAGTTATGAGCCTGAAACGGTGGCACAACGCTGTGGCATCTCGTTGGAGGATCTCATCCAGGCTGCCAAGCTCTGGCAGGGATCCCGAGCGGTTCTTTCCCTTTGGTCGATGGGTTTGAATCAATCCAGCGAAGGTACCGCCAAGATTTGTAGTTTGATCAACCTCCACTTAATGACGGGACAAATTGGCAAACCTGGCATGGGGCCCTTCTCGTTAACAGGGCAACCCAATGCGATGGGAGGTAGAGAAGCGGGTGGACTCTCTCATCTGTTGCCGGGATATCGCTCCGTGAGAAATTCTGCGCATCGGGCGGATGTAGAAACCTTTTGGGGGTTACCTAGAGGGTCTATATCTGCTCAACCGGGGCTGACTGCAACCGAAATGATCTCTGCACTAGAAGCGGGATCCCTAAAATTCTTTTGGATAGCGGCTACTAACCCTTTGGTGAGTTTGCCGGATCTGGAGCGAGTTAAAAAAGCCCTACGCAAGTCCCCTTTTACCATTTACCAAGAGGCTTATTACCCCACAGAAACAGCCGAATATGCTCATCTGCTTTTGCCCGCCTGTCAATGGAGCGAAAAAACAGGGGTAATGACCAACTCAGAGCGTCGGGTTACCCTTTGTCAACGCTTTCAGGATCCCCCCGGAGAAGCCCGACCGGATTGGGAAATCTTTGCAGAAGTGGGGCGTCGCTTGGGATTTTCCCAACACTTTTCCTTTCAGAATGCGGCAGAAGTCTATGCAGAATTTGTTGCCCTGACGGAAAATCGCCCCTGTGATCACTCTGGCCTTAGTCATTCTCTTTTGGCTGAAGCAGGCCCTCAACACTGGCCTCATCCGAAAGTGCAAACCCAGGCTAAAATTCAGGATCCGGCCCGACTTTATACCGATTTGCGCTTTCCTACTCCTGATGGCCTTGCTCGGTTTATTCCCTACCATTCCCGTGGATTGGCTGAGCCGCCGGATCCCCAATATCCGTTTGTATTGACCACCGGCAGAGTTTATGGCCACTGGCACACCCAAACCCGCACCGGCAGAATTGATAAAATCATCAAAATGCACCCACAGCCGTTTATTGAAATTCATCCTCACGATGCCGAAAAGCTAGCTCTTCAGGAGGGGGATCCGGTTCAGGTGCGTTCCCCCCGTGGGCAAGCCTATTTCCCGGCCAAGATTACCCGTGCCATTGCGCCAGGAACGGTGTTTGTGCCGATGCACTGGGGATCCCTGTGGGCCAACCAAGCGGAGTGCAATGCTCTCACCCATGACACCAGTTGCCCAGCCTCTGGCCAGCCGGAATTAAAAGCCTGTGCTGTTGCTTTGCGCAAAGCGGAGTCGTTTCCGTCAAAACAGGAGATCGAGCGGGTTGTACCTGAGGAAGGTTTGGATGTCTCTGTTTCAGTTTGA
- a CDS encoding nitrate reductase associated protein, whose amino-acid sequence MSLFQFEQEFADSLRCIPMSVRLKLDVCGIKLKLHQWGRFSIQQKQQCVNWPFQTPQDIEQFGSYLRQVIRSTCHEEATEIPPDPQPEWQNTDGIPVSVQQKAEELGIQITLDFWKNLQDLQRFALIKLSRSNHENKNFLPALQELGLKPKSLNGNG is encoded by the coding sequence ATGTCTCTGTTTCAGTTTGAGCAAGAGTTTGCCGATTCTCTGCGCTGCATTCCCATGAGTGTACGCCTCAAGTTAGATGTGTGTGGGATCAAGCTCAAGCTGCATCAGTGGGGACGATTTTCAATTCAGCAAAAGCAGCAGTGTGTCAACTGGCCCTTTCAAACCCCCCAGGATATTGAACAATTTGGTAGCTATTTGCGGCAGGTGATCCGCTCTACCTGTCATGAGGAGGCCACAGAAATTCCCCCCGACCCACAACCCGAATGGCAAAATACCGATGGGATCCCGGTCAGTGTTCAACAAAAGGCCGAAGAACTGGGGATTCAGATAACCCTCGATTTCTGGAAAAACCTACAGGATCTGCAACGATTTGCCCTGATTAAACTGAGCCGCTCCAACCACGAAAACAAGAACTTTTTACCGGCCCTACAAGAATTGGGTTTGAAGCCGAAAAGTTTGAATGGGAATGGGTAA
- a CDS encoding Uma2 family endonuclease, whose amino-acid sequence MVIAAVHSDQNQKTDPEIEDLFLTLPKTLEEYLANPIDKTEWVNDQIAEKSGQTLMHAKIQTRLLIRWSDYVETQQLGGMVLVEAPCQTRGRVRRPDVAYLSPDLIERFRDDVAILSQSHPLIGEIISPTDFGEDIFLKSQEYLGSGALEVWLVFPKSKHIFIQTQEQNLWLTEKETAKTQLVLPGFEIEVAELLS is encoded by the coding sequence ATGGTCATTGCCGCGGTCCATTCAGATCAAAACCAGAAAACAGATCCCGAAATAGAGGATCTTTTCCTCACTTTGCCTAAAACCCTTGAAGAGTATCTGGCAAACCCAATAGACAAAACAGAGTGGGTAAATGATCAGATTGCAGAGAAGTCAGGGCAAACACTTATGCATGCAAAGATACAAACCCGACTTCTGATTCGCTGGTCTGATTATGTTGAAACTCAGCAGTTAGGGGGTATGGTGTTAGTCGAGGCTCCCTGTCAAACACGAGGTAGAGTTAGAAGACCTGATGTTGCTTACCTTTCTCCAGATTTGATTGAGCGATTCAGGGATGATGTAGCTATATTATCCCAAAGTCATCCATTGATTGGAGAGATTATTTCTCCAACTGACTTTGGGGAAGATATTTTTCTAAAGTCTCAAGAATATCTGGGTTCTGGGGCCTTGGAAGTTTGGCTGGTTTTCCCAAAAAGCAAGCATATTTTTATTCAAACTCAAGAGCAAAATCTTTGGCTGACTGAAAAGGAAACTGCCAAAACTCAGCTAGTGTTACCAGGATTTGAGATCGAAGTTGCTGAACTGCTGAGTTGA
- the ntrB gene encoding nitrate ABC transporter permease — translation MNLLFRLFPTLLKMGISLLHILVPVLALLGQWVYRAWQTYTLQLKAVTHSRPSTGSHAAKDSVPLARTAWLQRLKLHQTLRRILLPITAILVVLLLWQIIYSQPGANLPTPLQVWQDTWDPLIKDPFFDFGGNDKGLFWQIWASLQRVAIGFTLAALIGILGGMIIGVNRWLHEAVDPIFQVLRTVPPLAWLPISLAAFRDATPSAIFVIFITAIWPILINTTVGVQRIPQDYRNVARIVRMSGWKYFFKIVFPATVPYIFTGLRIGVGLSWLAIVAAEMLIGGVGIGFFIWDAWNSSRISEIILALIYVGIVGLLLDRLVAWIGSLVVAEDH, via the coding sequence ATGAATCTGCTATTCCGACTCTTTCCTACGCTCCTAAAAATGGGGATTTCTCTCCTTCATATTCTGGTGCCTGTACTCGCACTTTTGGGTCAATGGGTCTACAGAGCATGGCAAACCTATACCCTGCAACTCAAGGCAGTGACCCACTCTCGACCCAGTACGGGATCCCACGCTGCAAAGGACTCCGTCCCGCTGGCGCGAACGGCTTGGCTGCAACGGCTCAAACTCCACCAGACTTTACGGCGCATCCTTTTGCCCATCACCGCTATTTTGGTGGTGCTGCTCCTTTGGCAAATCATCTACAGCCAACCGGGGGCCAACTTACCTACTCCGCTCCAAGTTTGGCAGGACACCTGGGATCCCTTAATTAAAGATCCCTTCTTCGATTTTGGCGGCAATGATAAAGGTCTGTTTTGGCAAATCTGGGCCAGCTTACAGCGGGTGGCGATTGGCTTTACCCTGGCTGCCCTGATCGGGATCTTAGGGGGCATGATCATTGGCGTGAACCGCTGGCTCCATGAGGCGGTGGATCCCATTTTTCAGGTATTGCGGACGGTACCGCCTTTGGCCTGGTTGCCCATCTCTCTGGCGGCTTTTCGGGATGCCACTCCTTCGGCCATTTTCGTTATTTTCATCACCGCCATCTGGCCGATTTTGATCAACACAACCGTGGGTGTGCAACGGATCCCGCAAGATTACCGCAATGTGGCTCGGATTGTGCGCATGTCGGGCTGGAAATACTTTTTCAAAATTGTCTTTCCGGCAACTGTGCCTTACATCTTCACGGGCTTGCGGATTGGGGTAGGGCTGTCTTGGCTGGCGATCGTGGCAGCAGAAATGTTGATCGGCGGTGTGGGCATTGGTTTCTTTATTTGGGATGCCTGGAATAGCTCCCGGATTAGCGAGATCATTTTGGCTCTCATCTACGTCGGAATTGTCGGTCTTTTGTTAGATCGATTGGTGGCTTGGATCGGTTCGCTGGTCGTTGCCGAAGATCACTAA